The genomic DNA CCGGTTCCCAAAGTCAGGAAAACAGTTCTCTTGCTATTTAATTTGTGACGGAAATAAGCGCCTTCGGCAAAACAATCTGCATCATTGGCAAAAACAAAAGGAACAGTTGTCAAACCTGTGAAATTTTTCAGTGCTTGCTGCATGTGAATGCCAAAAGTGGTTTCAAATTTCCCTCCAACTCCTTTTATTTCACTCACACCTTTGTCGTAATTGAAAGGTCCCGGAAAAGCAATTCCAACCGCATCAATAGTTTCTCCTTCGTTCAAAATTTCGTTGATAGAATTCCCAATCGCCGAAATAATAGCCGTTGGTTTTTCATTAGAATTGATTTCCATTCTCGTTAATCTCTGCGGTTGTTTGTCTACAACATTGTTTTCGATAACGCTTACTGTAACATGACTTCCCCCAACATCAATTCCTATTTTCTTCATTTCTTTTTAAATCGAGCGTTTTATTTCTATTGTATAAGTAAACCAGTCGTTTCGATAATAACAAATGTTGTACTCGATTGGTTTTCTGGCTGTGTCAAGAACTGTTCTTTTTCTTTCCAGAACGGGCTGGTCTTTTTCAATTTTAAGAATACTGGCAATTCGTTTACTGGCAGCAATAGCTTTGAGTTCTTCCTGCGAATACACAGGAACAACATTGTATTTATTACCTAGAATTTCATACAAAGGAGCTTCGAAATTTTCATCAATTGAAAGTCCTATACGTGGATGAAAATAGGATTCGAAATACACCATCGGGCTATCATCGATACTTCGGGTACGTTGCAAAAGCAGGACTTCATCTCCTTCATTAATTTGCAAATGTTTGGCTACTTTAGCACTTGCCTGAACGATTTCTACATTCAGAGAAAGATTTTTAAACTCCAATCCCATATCCTCCATCTCATGAGTAAAACTCATCCAATTACTTAAATTGGTCGTAATTCGACTTTGAGAAACCCGGGTTCCGGAACC from uncultured Flavobacterium sp. includes the following:
- a CDS encoding ROK family protein produces the protein MKKIGIDVGGSHVTVSVIENNVVDKQPQRLTRMEINSNEKPTAIISAIGNSINEILNEGETIDAVGIAFPGPFNYDKGVSEIKGVGGKFETTFGIHMQQALKNFTGLTTVPFVFANDADCFAEGAYFRHKLNSKRTVFLTLGTGFGSAFMVDGDLVKSHLDIPKTGVFYNQPFLETIADECFSIRWLLAEYKRLSGESIKSVKAIANLNTAVSKAVFANFGSNMGKFLFPWFEKFGCEELVIGGNISKARPYLCQLWKKH
- a CDS encoding GntR family transcriptional regulator, coding for MNKIPLLDHDSKIPLHKQVEELLRELIKHPDFKSGELFPKEVDLAKRWGISRNTLRQAIAILVNEKLLVRKKGSGTRVSQSRITTNLSNWMSFTHEMEDMGLEFKNLSLNVEIVQASAKVAKHLQINEGDEVLLLQRTRSIDDSPMVYFESYFHPRIGLSIDENFEAPLYEILGNKYNVVPVYSQEELKAIAASKRIASILKIEKDQPVLERKRTVLDTARKPIEYNICYYRNDWFTYTIEIKRSI